One stretch of Diceros bicornis minor isolate mBicDic1 unplaced genomic scaffold, mDicBic1.mat.cur scaffold_56_ctg1, whole genome shotgun sequence DNA includes these proteins:
- the LOC131403222 gene encoding ral guanine nucleotide dissociation stimulator-like isoform X2, producing the protein MAFPPKLVVEQFTMMDAELFQKVVSSPCLGSTWGKRNKPGNEHQTPNVQATVDHVRRVASFVIIPCLGDPSKTAQDRVRVVERWIQVAQEFEILKNFFSSCTVNSALQKTFTSHLKNTRGKFPARTLLLLLSSPHLQGAASCLPQGCAWQRIPMAQVEKQAAHPQEGPSTFAPPESNPQRVQEKQQQRQGNGINLEKSTEEQLWHSLQGRGRRWKSETFWAEQSLASPAVSYIEWKSLIPEKWETHPIGGYTLSCQPER; encoded by the exons atggccttccctcctaagctggtggtggagcagtttaccatgatggatgcg gagctcttccagaaggtggtgtccTCTCCgtgtctgggctccacctggggcaagaggaacaagcccggcaatgagcaccagacacccaacgtccaggccaccgtcgaccacgtcagaagggtggccagcttcgtcatcatcccctgcctcggggacccgagcaagacagcccaggacagggtgagggtggtggagcgctggatccaggtggcccag gagttcgagatcctgaagaacttcttctcGTCCTGCACTGTcaactctgctctgcagaaaaccttcacaagccacctgaagaacacacgggggaagtttcccg ccaggaccctgctgctccttctatcttcaccacatctccaaggggctgcatcctgcctgccccagggatgtgcgtggcagaggattcccatggcccaggtggaaaaacaggctgctcatcctcag gaggggccctccacgtttgctcccccagagagcaacccccagagagtgcaggagaagcagcagcagcggcag gggaatgggatcaaccttgagaagagtactgaggagcagctgtggcactccctgcaggggagaggaaggaggtggaaatcagagaccttctgggcagaacagtccttgGCTTCACccgctgtatcttacattgagtggaagagtttgataccagagaagtgggagacccatccaattggcgg ctacaccttgtcctgccagccagagcgctag
- the LOC131403222 gene encoding ral guanine nucleotide dissociation stimulator-like isoform X3, with the protein MAFPPKLVVEQFTMMDAELFQKVVSSPCLGSTWGKRNKPGNEHQTPNVQATVDHVRRVASFVIIPCLGDPSKTAQDRVRVVERWIQVAQEFEILKNFFSSCTVNSALQKTFTSHLKNTRGKFPGSQDPAAPSIFTTSPRGCILPAPGMCVAEDSHGPGGKTGCSSSGGALHVCSPREQPPESAGEAAAAAGEWDQP; encoded by the exons atggccttccctcctaagctggtggtggagcagtttaccatgatggatgcg gagctcttccagaaggtggtgtccTCTCCgtgtctgggctccacctggggcaagaggaacaagcccggcaatgagcaccagacacccaacgtccaggccaccgtcgaccacgtcagaagggtggccagcttcgtcatcatcccctgcctcggggacccgagcaagacagcccaggacagggtgagggtggtggagcgctggatccaggtggcccag gagttcgagatcctgaagaacttcttctcGTCCTGCACTGTcaactctgctctgcagaaaaccttcacaagccacctgaagaacacacgggggaagtttcccg gaagccaggaccctgctgctccttctatcttcaccacatctccaaggggctgcatcctgcctgccccagggatgtgcgtggcagaggattcccatggcccaggtggaaaaacaggctgctcatcctcag gaggggccctccacgtttgctcccccagagagcaacccccagagagtgcaggagaagcagcagcagcggcag gggaatgggatcaaccttga
- the LOC131403222 gene encoding ral guanine nucleotide dissociation stimulator-like isoform X1, producing MAFPPKLVVEQFTMMDAELFQKVVSSPCLGSTWGKRNKPGNEHQTPNVQATVDHVRRVASFVIIPCLGDPSKTAQDRVRVVERWIQVAQEFEILKNFFSSCTVNSALQKTFTSHLKNTRGKFPARTLLLLLSSPHLQGAASCLPQGCAWQRIPMAQVEKQAAHPQEGPSTFAPPESNPQRVQEKQQQRQGNGINLEKSTEEQLWHSLQGRGRRWKSETFWAEQSLASPAVSYIEWKSLIPEKWETHPIGGWVEGRMASRKSSWRRG from the exons atggccttccctcctaagctggtggtggagcagtttaccatgatggatgcg gagctcttccagaaggtggtgtccTCTCCgtgtctgggctccacctggggcaagaggaacaagcccggcaatgagcaccagacacccaacgtccaggccaccgtcgaccacgtcagaagggtggccagcttcgtcatcatcccctgcctcggggacccgagcaagacagcccaggacagggtgagggtggtggagcgctggatccaggtggcccag gagttcgagatcctgaagaacttcttctcGTCCTGCACTGTcaactctgctctgcagaaaaccttcacaagccacctgaagaacacacgggggaagtttcccg ccaggaccctgctgctccttctatcttcaccacatctccaaggggctgcatcctgcctgccccagggatgtgcgtggcagaggattcccatggcccaggtggaaaaacaggctgctcatcctcag gaggggccctccacgtttgctcccccagagagcaacccccagagagtgcaggagaagcagcagcagcggcag gggaatgggatcaaccttgagaagagtactgaggagcagctgtggcactccctgcaggggagaggaaggaggtggaaatcagagaccttctgggcagaacagtccttgGCTTCACccgctgtatcttacattgagtggaagagtttgataccagagaagtgggagacccatccaattggcgggtgggttgaggggaggatggcatcaaggaaatcttcctggaggaggggctga